One Phaseolus vulgaris cultivar G19833 chromosome 2, P. vulgaris v2.0, whole genome shotgun sequence DNA window includes the following coding sequences:
- the LOC137811348 gene encoding vacuolar protein 8 produces the protein MALLEEKRVEDELSYPIMVAERVRSAVDEADSFKLECSEVWKQVDRLLQMLRTLVRFATATTTSAASPPLYERPIRRVAAETAKNLDRALALVRKCKRRSILHRVVSIVSAADFRKVLVHLDASVGDMKWLLSIFDADGGIVLSLPPIASNDPILSWVWSFIASLQMGQLNDRIEAANELASLAQDNDRNKKIIVEECGVSPLLKLFKEGTSPPAQIAAASALCHLANDLERIRVIVSELGVPAVVQVLSDSPMRVQTLAANLVARMAKHDPMAQEDFARENVIRPLVTLLSFDSFVDDQLGHLGKQSIHSIVQINKELGKGSSRGGRHFSNSYSNSYLFMEGSSRGGNHRKERENEDPAVKLQLKVSCAEALWMLARGSVINSRKITETKGMLCLAKIVQNEQGELQYNCLMTIMEVTAAAESNADLRRAAFKTNSPAAKTVVEQLLRIIKEVDNPAMQIAAMKSIGALARTFPARETRVIEPLVSQMSSRNAEVADEAAVALTKFACPDNFLHVEHSKTIIEFNGIPALMRLLRSNEITQMHDGLTLLCFLALHAGNSESLEQARVLTVLEGADRTVLPQHIKELVSRAIIHLNLYHAGMNSQRMPYLP, from the coding sequence ATGGCGTTGTTGGAGGAGAAGCGAGTGGAGGATGAGTTATCGTACCCGATTATGGTGGCGGAGCGAGTTCGCTCGGCGGTGGACGAGGCCGACTCGTTCAAACTTGAGTGCTCGGAGGTGTGGAAGCAGGTCGATCGCCTCCTCCAAATGCTCCGAACCCTCGTCCGCTTCGCCACGGCCACCACCACCTCCGCCGCGTCGCCGCCGCTCTACGAGCGTCCCATCCGCCGCGTTGCTGCCGAGACGGCGAAGAATCTCGACCGCGCTCTCGCCCTCGTGCGCAAGTGCAAGCGTCGGAGCATCCTGCACCGTGTCGTCTCCATCGTCAGCGCCGCCGATTTCCGGAAAGTGCTGGTCCACCTGGACGCGTCCGTGGGTGATATGAAGTGGCTCCTCAGCATCTTCGACGCCGACGGCGGCATTGTCCTCTCCCTCCCCCCGATCGCCAGCAACGACCCCATTCTATCTTGGGTATGGTCTTTCATCGCTTCCCTTCAAATGGGTCAATTAAACGATAGAATTGAGGCTGCGAATGAACTTGCTTCTTTAGCTCAAGATAACGATAGGAATAAGAAGATCATTGTTGAGGAATGCGGGGTGTCTCCTTTGTTGAAGCTTTTCAAGGAAGGCACTTCCCCTCCTGCTCAAATTGCTGCTGCCAGTGCTTTGTGTCATTTGGCTAATGATTTGGAAAGGATTAGAGTGATTGTGAGTGAGCTTGGTGTGCCTGCTGTTGTGCAGGTTCTCAGTGACTCCCCCATGAGGGTTCAGACCCTGGCTGCCAATTTGGTTGCCAGGATGGCCAAGCATGACCCCATGGCTCAGGAGGATTTCGCCCGAGAGAACGTGATTAGACCTCTTGTGACACTCTTGTCGTTTGACTCCTTTGTGGATGATCAATTGGGGCATTTGGGGAAGCAAAGTATTCATTCCATTGTTCAGATTAATAAGGAGTTGGGAAAGGGTAGTAGCCGGGGAGGTCGCCATTTTTCGAATTCCTACTCGAATTCGTATTTGTTTATGGAGGGAAGTAGCCGGGGAGGGAATCATAGGAAGGAGAGGGAGAATGAGGATCCTGCGGTAAAGCTTCAGCTTAAGGTTAGTTGCGCTGAGGCGTTGTGGATGCTTGCGCGagggagtgtgatcaacagtaGGAAGATAACTGAGACCAAAGGGATGCTTTGTTTGGCTAAGATTGTTCAGAATGAGCAAGGAGAGCTGCAGTATAATTGCTTGATGACGATAATGGAGGTAACCGCAGCTGCTGAATCCAATGCTGACCTTCGTCGAGCAGCGTTTAAGACCAATTCTCCAGCTGCAAAGACTGTTGTTGAACAGCTGCTGAGGATAATTAAAGAGGTGGATAACCCGGCAATGCAAATTGCAGCTATGAAGTCCATTGGTGCGTTGGCTAGGACATTTCCTGCTAGAGAGACTCGGGTAATTGAACCTCTGGTGTCACAGATGAGTAGCAGAAATGCGGAAGTAGCAGATGAGGCAGCAGTTGCTCTTACCAAATTTGCTTGTCCGGATAATTTCCTACATGTGGAGCATTCTAAGACGATAATTGAATTCAACGGCATTCCGGCACTGATGAGACTGCTTAGGAGTAATGAAATTACCCAGATGCATGATGGGCTAACTCTTCTTTGCTTCCTTGCACTTCATGCCGGCAACAGTGAGTCCTTGGAACAAGCTAGGGTGTTGACAGTGCTAGAAGGTGCAGACAGAACAGTGCTTCCTCAGCATATAAAGGAATTGGTCTCCAGGGCAATAATCCACCTTAATTTGTATCATGCAGGAATGAATTCTCAAAGGATGCCATATTTGCCTTGA